One window of the Dethiosulfovibrio russensis genome contains the following:
- a CDS encoding Maf family protein — MDRIILASGSPRRRELLSMLGWPFVVDVPSVDEVSLKGEEPEDMVRRLALEKADAVSSRNEGEIVLAADTVVVLDGRVMGKPESVSDGIDMVESLSGREHEVLTGVALVSPEGRISRFERSCVRFRSLSRDEIEAYQATGEGADKAGAYAIQGVGALMVEEIRGDFFNVMGLPLYLVSKMLDDLGFSLVEQWKVM, encoded by the coding sequence TTGGATAGAATTATCCTGGCTTCCGGAAGCCCTAGGAGAAGGGAGTTGCTCTCCATGTTGGGCTGGCCCTTTGTCGTGGATGTGCCCTCCGTGGATGAGGTGTCCCTCAAGGGCGAGGAGCCGGAGGATATGGTCCGTAGGTTGGCTCTGGAGAAGGCCGATGCCGTATCCTCTCGCAATGAAGGAGAGATCGTTCTGGCCGCCGATACCGTGGTGGTATTGGACGGAAGGGTGATGGGGAAGCCAGAGTCCGTTTCCGACGGCATAGATATGGTCGAGTCGTTGTCCGGAAGGGAACACGAAGTCCTTACCGGAGTGGCCTTGGTTTCCCCTGAGGGACGGATCTCTCGGTTCGAAAGGTCCTGCGTTCGTTTCAGATCTCTCTCCAGAGATGAGATAGAGGCCTACCAGGCGACCGGAGAGGGAGCGGACAAGGCCGGGGCCTATGCGATACAGGGGGTTGGTGCCCTTATGGTGGAGGAGATAAGAGGCGATTTCTTCAACGTGATGGGGCTGCCCCTCTATCTGGTTTCAAAGATGTTGGACGATCTTGGATTTTCCCTGGTTGAGCAATGGAAGGTGATGTAA
- a CDS encoding undecaprenyl-diphosphate phosphatase, whose amino-acid sequence MIHSLLLGLIQGLTEFLPVSSSGHLALAQNFLGWKEPALAFDIALHCATMLATLVYFRKDVMELGGHWFSGLIKRENRRKPGWTVGWAMIAGTVLTVALGLPLKPLVERLSTSVFAVGVALVFTGGLLWVASRLPRGTGSVTVLGGATIGLAQGLAVIPGISRSGSTIVAGLGLKLSSEEAFRFSFLLSLPAILGASILELADFNTSSMPNGWFFGVLVAGLSGYWALSLLRKVVTLGRWRGFSVYCVILGLVAVFLGR is encoded by the coding sequence ATGATCCATTCGCTGTTGCTCGGTCTGATCCAGGGACTCACCGAGTTTCTTCCGGTCAGCAGCTCGGGCCATCTCGCTTTGGCCCAGAACTTTCTCGGTTGGAAGGAGCCAGCTCTGGCGTTCGATATAGCCCTTCACTGTGCCACGATGTTGGCGACACTTGTCTATTTCAGGAAGGACGTTATGGAGCTTGGGGGACATTGGTTTTCCGGTCTGATCAAGAGAGAAAACCGAAGAAAGCCGGGATGGACCGTAGGATGGGCTATGATAGCCGGCACCGTTCTGACCGTTGCACTCGGTTTGCCTCTCAAGCCTCTGGTGGAGAGACTTTCCACCTCCGTTTTTGCTGTGGGAGTGGCTCTCGTCTTTACCGGCGGTTTACTCTGGGTGGCTTCTCGGCTTCCCAGAGGAACCGGTTCTGTGACGGTGTTGGGCGGCGCTACGATAGGCCTTGCTCAGGGGCTGGCCGTTATCCCAGGGATATCCAGATCCGGTTCGACCATAGTGGCGGGGCTGGGGCTAAAGCTGTCCTCCGAGGAGGCTTTTCGCTTTTCCTTTTTGCTGTCCCTCCCTGCTATCTTGGGTGCTTCGATACTGGAGCTGGCGGATTTCAATACGTCCTCTATGCCCAACGGTTGGTTCTTTGGGGTCTTGGTCGCCGGACTGTCCGGTTATTGGGCTCTCTCTCTACTTCGTAAGGTGGTGACCCTGGGACGTTGGAGAGGATTCTCCGTCTATTGCGTTATCCTGGGGCTCGTCGCCGTCTTTTTGGGGAGGTGA
- a CDS encoding ribonuclease J → MTTQDKAQNDNQPEKGQAGREDGGKNGASRGKGRPRRRKRPGKGTRPKDGTLRFIPLGGIGEIGKNMYLLEFGEDMIVIDCGLMFPEEEMLGIDFVIPDTTYLEANKDRVKGILLTHGHEDHVGALPFVLPGLDVPVYGTKLTLGMASHRLGEARPDYKPKFKEIKAGDKVKLGCFSVSFIPVCHSIPDGVALAVETPIGTVIHTGDFKLDPTPVDGRVTDYSAFAELGKKGVLALMSDSTNVEKEGFTQSESVISGTLERLFREQRNRRVIISSFSSNLHRVQQVADVAARFNRKIAFAGRSMINNVDLARRLGYLQISDDMMVPLQDIDKVPHNRLVLVTTGSQGEPFSGLMLMSKGEHHRVKLGPKDVVAVFATPVPGNEKMVSNMINRLFRCRCEVIYEKSWGTHVSGHASREELKMMLSMVRPKYFVPIHGEYRMLVRHAQLANQMGVPVKNTFVMDNGDVLSITDKSAQAKSKVQAGAVLVDGLAFGELESSVMRERKDLAEDGVLVVSMTVDRRFKLLSDPMFESCGFMHLHDAEHMRKEFSDAIRHTVKKASSQRGVTVEVLENKIRGRCRELLRKYAGTSPRVIPLITVLDR, encoded by the coding sequence GTGACTACACAGGATAAAGCACAGAACGATAATCAGCCCGAAAAGGGGCAGGCGGGCCGCGAAGACGGCGGCAAGAACGGCGCAAGCCGAGGAAAGGGACGTCCTAGAAGGAGAAAGAGGCCGGGAAAAGGGACGAGACCGAAGGACGGTACACTGAGGTTTATACCTCTAGGCGGAATAGGTGAGATCGGGAAGAATATGTACCTCCTGGAGTTTGGGGAGGATATGATCGTTATAGACTGTGGTCTCATGTTCCCGGAGGAGGAGATGCTGGGGATAGATTTCGTCATCCCCGATACAACATATCTGGAGGCTAATAAGGATAGGGTTAAGGGCATTCTCCTTACCCATGGACACGAGGATCACGTTGGAGCTCTACCTTTCGTGCTTCCCGGTCTGGACGTTCCGGTCTACGGCACCAAGTTGACTTTGGGCATGGCGTCTCACCGACTGGGAGAGGCCAGGCCGGATTACAAGCCCAAGTTCAAGGAGATAAAGGCGGGAGATAAGGTAAAACTTGGATGTTTCTCCGTTTCGTTTATCCCGGTGTGTCATTCCATCCCCGATGGGGTCGCTTTGGCTGTAGAGACCCCTATAGGGACGGTTATCCACACGGGAGACTTCAAGCTGGATCCGACTCCCGTGGACGGAAGGGTAACCGACTACAGCGCTTTCGCCGAGTTGGGAAAGAAAGGCGTATTGGCCCTGATGTCCGACTCCACAAACGTGGAGAAGGAGGGTTTTACCCAGTCGGAGAGCGTAATATCCGGCACTTTGGAGAGGCTTTTCAGAGAACAGAGGAACCGAAGGGTGATAATCTCGTCTTTTTCCAGCAATCTGCACAGGGTACAGCAGGTCGCTGATGTGGCGGCCCGGTTCAACCGTAAGATCGCTTTTGCCGGAAGGAGCATGATAAACAACGTCGATCTGGCCCGTAGGCTGGGATACCTTCAGATATCCGACGATATGATGGTTCCTCTGCAGGATATCGACAAGGTTCCTCATAACAGGTTGGTTCTCGTTACCACCGGCAGTCAGGGCGAGCCTTTTTCCGGGCTGATGTTGATGAGCAAGGGAGAGCATCACAGGGTCAAGCTCGGTCCCAAGGATGTAGTGGCCGTTTTCGCTACCCCCGTTCCCGGTAACGAGAAGATGGTGAGCAACATGATAAACCGACTTTTCCGGTGTCGCTGTGAGGTCATCTACGAGAAGAGTTGGGGTACTCACGTATCGGGGCATGCCTCAAGGGAAGAGTTGAAGATGATGCTAAGCATGGTGAGGCCCAAGTATTTCGTGCCGATCCACGGGGAGTATCGGATGTTGGTCCGCCATGCCCAGCTGGCCAATCAGATGGGTGTTCCGGTCAAGAACACTTTTGTGATGGATAACGGTGACGTTCTGTCTATAACGGATAAGTCGGCCCAGGCCAAGAGTAAGGTGCAGGCCGGTGCAGTCCTGGTCGACGGTCTTGCCTTCGGTGAGTTGGAGAGCAGCGTAATGAGGGAGAGAAAGGATCTGGCCGAGGACGGCGTTTTGGTTGTCTCCATGACAGTCGATCGCAGGTTCAAGCTTTTGTCCGATCCGATGTTCGAGAGCTGCGGTTTTATGCACCTCCACGATGCGGAACACATGAGAAAGGAGTTTTCCGATGCCATAAGGCACACGGTCAAAAAAGCCTCCTCCCAGAGAGGGGTTACCGTGGAGGTGCTGGAGAATAAGATCAGAGGACGTTGCCGTGAGCTGCTTCGAAAGTATGCTGGCACCAGCCCCAGGGTTATCCCTTTGATCACGGTTCTCGATAGATGA
- the greA gene encoding transcription elongation factor GreA translates to MSDKTAVSDGIEMTKEGYDRLYEELKHLRSEERYVIAQRIEEARSFGDLSENAEYAAAKDEQAKLESRIQRLEYQLSKAKVIDSSSLDGSHVALGTTVKIEDIGNKKTFDYSIVGSEEADPKKSKISSVSPVGQALMGKHPGDEISVKVPNGMRKLRVLEIRVN, encoded by the coding sequence TTGAGCGACAAAACTGCCGTCAGCGACGGAATCGAAATGACGAAAGAGGGATACGACCGACTCTACGAGGAACTCAAACACCTCAGGAGCGAAGAGCGATACGTCATCGCCCAGAGAATAGAGGAGGCCCGTTCTTTCGGGGATCTCAGCGAAAACGCTGAATACGCCGCGGCCAAGGACGAACAGGCAAAACTGGAAAGCCGTATACAGAGGCTAGAATATCAGCTCAGCAAGGCGAAGGTTATAGACTCGTCTAGCCTGGACGGAAGCCATGTGGCCCTCGGAACCACCGTTAAAATCGAGGACATCGGCAACAAGAAGACCTTCGATTACTCCATAGTGGGTTCAGAGGAAGCGGACCCCAAAAAGAGCAAGATATCCTCGGTAAGTCCGGTGGGACAGGCTCTTATGGGCAAACACCCCGGAGACGAAATCAGCGTGAAGGTTCCCAATGGAATGAGAAAACTCCGCGTATTAGAGATTCGGGTGAACTGA